The following are encoded in a window of Pecten maximus chromosome 17, xPecMax1.1, whole genome shotgun sequence genomic DNA:
- the LOC117315197 gene encoding uncharacterized protein K02A2.6-like, with product MAQATSYLPELGGVGVFDCSDTAAIGPRWKRWLRAFDLYAGGRGVKDPAQKKSLLLHCSGLSVQDIFFTLTESTEGADVYEKTVSTLNKHFTPEVNIPYERHLFRSMSQKADETVEQFITRLRQKAETCEFGDLNAVNEQIRDQVIEKCSQHHLRRKLLEKGRTLTLVQLREIARALEQSERQARNIEGIEEVNKVAWGAKGAKSRTFSRPRKDNRKSGNTNSHRVIGPCYNCGREGHLAKDDKCPAKGQKCRKCHGVGHFEARCKSKGQKSTVRQVSSEGPANYAFSVHGTSGQTQNSIVINIGGIQTEAIIDSGASCNVMNRGTWETLKRQSIKCTSKKSDKHIFVYGSQTPIHAVGSFVARIAYNDRYEDGVEFLVIEGRGQTLLGKDTSIKLGVLRLGPLPSPNERHDINKVSTTLGIKDELIRKYPKAFQGLGTLRNFELEISLDPEVKPIAQPLRRVPYNLRDRLEKKLLELEDLDIIEPVHGPTSWVSPIVVVPKGDTDIRLCVDMRQANTAVLRERFPIPTVDEVLQDMNCSKVFSKIDIKWAYHQIMLAEKSRDITTFVTHKGLYRYKRLMFGVSCAPEMFQKVVQQVLQGCEGVQNIMDDVIVHGSSQDEHDQRLREAVRVLSESGMTLNSDKCEFNMSKLVFMGHVLSEKGIGPSEVKVKAVLDAREPTTASEVRSFLGLVNYSARFIPDLATISAPLRKLTKKDEEFVWGAEQQVAFNVLKKCLAQAETLGYFDKNAKTQVITDASPVGLGAVLVQESQSGESRVICYASRSLSDTEKRYSQTEKEALAIVWACERFHVYLYGMEFELLTDHKPLECIYSTRSKPCARIERWVLRLQPYRYRVRYIPGSRNIADSLSRFLKVSKVSNSSHEVGEEYIRFVAKEATPVAMTTREVERESEKDPELSEVREHLLNGQWHKTEHTAYLPVRNELSAIGMIVLRGTRLVVPRSLRERVLELAHEGHPGIVSMKHRLRSKVWWPGIDNEVEKFCRKCYGCQLVSQPCKPEPMKRRELPSLPWQHLAADLLGPLPTGDFIFVLVDYYSRWFEVEVTKTTTSEKITQILSKFFLTHGLSESIQTDNGPQFISEHFKVFCSSHGIEHRRTTPLWPQANGQVERENRSIMKRVRIAQAEGRSWKDDLNSYLLMYRSTPHSTTGISPAELLYGRKLRTKLPDLHHYSTDDINTEVRDRDTEKKEKGRAYADAKRGARESEVHEGDLVLRKQDRHDKFSTTFHPEPCQVLKKTGNSVTLDSGHKRNVTHLKKFVENPVQPQEPQKEPVVVPEMEPPVDTGGVVQAELAEEPKGSIPQSVNERPRREHKMPTKFDDYHVYK from the coding sequence ATGGCGCAGGCAACCAGTTATTTGCCAGAATTAGGTGGAGTTGGAGTGTTTGACTGTTCAGACACAGCAGCAATCGGACCGCGTTGGAAAAGATGGCTGCGGGCTTTCGACTTGTACGCGGGAGGGAGAGGGGTGAAGGACCCTGCCCAGAAGAAGTCTCTGTTGTTGCATTGTTCGGGGCTTAGTGTACAGGACATCTTCTTTACCCTAACAGAAAGTACGGAGGGGGCTGACGTGTACGAGAAAACAGTGAGTACGCtcaataaacattttacacCTGAAGTGAACATTCCCTATGAGAGACATTTGTTTAGAAGCATGTCGCAGAAAGCTGATGAAACTGTAGAACAATTTATAACACGTTTGAGACAGAAGGCGGAGACATGTGAGTTTGGTGATCTTAATGCTGTGAACGAACAGATTAGAGATCAGGTGATTGAAAAGTGTTCTCAACATCACCTACGTCGCAAGTTACTGGAAAAGGGGAGAACTCTGACACTTGTACAGCTACGAGAAATCGCTAGGGCCTTGGAGCAATCCGAGAGACAAGCACGGAACATAGAGGGGATAGAGGAAGTAAACAAGGTAGCATGGGGCGCCAAGGGGGCCAAAAGTAGAACTTTCTCTAGACCAAGGAAAGACAACCGGAAGTCTGGTAACACTAACAGTCACAGAGTAATAGGGCCATGTTATAACTGTGGTAGGGAAGGACACCTAGCCAAAGATGATAAGTGCCCAGCTAAAGGACAAAAGTGTCGGAAATGTCATGGAGTTGGACATTTTGAGGCAAGATGTAAGTCCAAGGGTCAGAAATCTACGGTTCGCCAAGTTTCGAGTGAGGGACCTGCAAATTATGCCTTTAGTGTACATGGTACTTCAGGTCAGACTCAAAACAGTATTGTCATTAATATTGGAGGGATCCAGACGGAGGCTATTATTGACTCTGGAGCCAGCTGTAACGTTATGAACAGGGGCACATGGGAAACACTTAAAAGACAGTCTATTAAGTGTACATCAAAGAAGAGTGACAAACACATTTTTGTGTATGGTAGCCAGACACCGATTCATGCGGTTGGATCATTTGTAGCCCGTATCGCATATAATGATAGATACGAGGACGGCGTGGAGTTTCTGGTTATAGAGGGAAGGGGCCAGACCCTTCTTGGTAAAGACACCTCAATAAAACTAGGGGTTCTGAGGTTGGGACCACTACCGTCACCTAATGAGAGACATGATATTAACAAAGTGTCTACAACTCTGGGGATCAAGGACGAGTTGATTAGGAAGTATCCCAAGGCATTCCAGGGATTAGGAACTTTGAGGAATTTTGAACTTGAAATCTCACTTGACCCCGAGGTCAAACCTATTGCACAACCACTTAGGAGGGTGCCTTACAACCTGAGGGACAGACTTGAAAAGAAACTACTGGAACTTGAGGACTTGGACATAATTGAGCCAGTACATGGACCCACATCTTGGGTTTCTCCGATCGTGGTGGTACCAAAAGGGGACACTGACATTAGATTGTGTGTAGATATGCGACAGGCCAACACGGCTGTCCTACGCGAACGATTCCCCATCCCCACTGTTGATGAGGTACTGCAAGACATGAACTGTAGCAAGGTTTTTAGCAAGATAGATATTAAGTGGGCCTACCACCAGATTATGTTAGCAGAGAAGTCTAGAGACATTACAACTTTTGTGACCCACAAGGGTTTGTATAGGTACAAAAGGTTGATGTTTGGGGTAAGTTGTGCGCCAGAAATGTTTCAAAAAGTTGTACAGCAAGTGTTGCAAGGTTGTGAGGGAGTTCAAAATATCATGgatgatgttattgtacatgGTAGTAGTCAAGATGAGCATGACCAGAGGCTGAGAGAAGCTGTGAGAGTCCTGAGTGAGTCGGGAATGACATTGAACAGTGACAAATGTGAATTTAATATGTCAAAACTTGTGTTCATGGGTCATGTATTATCTGAAAAGGGGATCGGTCCGTccgaggtcaaggtcaaggccgTTCTTGATGCGCGTGAGCCGACTACTGCGAGCGAAGTACGAAGCTTCCTAGGTCTTGTGAATTACAGTGCTCGGTTTATTCCGGACTTAGCTACGATATCCGCTCCGTTACGGAAACTGACGAAAAAGGACGAAGAATTTGTCTGGGGGGCAGAACAACAGGTCGCGTTCAATGTTCTTAAGAAGTGCTTAGCACAGGCCGAGACGTTGGGTTACTTTGACAAGAATGCTAAGACACAGGTCATTACAGACGCAAGTCCAGTCGGTCTTGGGGCAGTGTTAGTGCAGGAATCTCAAAGCGGTGAATCTAGAGTAATTTGTTACGCAAGTAGGAGTTTGAGTGACACAGAGAAGCGCTATTCGCAGACTGAGAAAGAGGCGCTAGCTATTGTTTGGGCCTGCGAGAGGTTCCACGTTTACCTTTATGGTATGGAATTTGAGTTGTTAACAGATCACAAGCCGCTAGAATGTATCTATTCAACCAGGTCAAAACCCTGTGCGAGGATCGAGAGATGGGTCCTCCGGTTACAACCTTATCGTTATAGGGTGAGGTATATTCCAGGTTCGAGAAATATCGCAGATTCGCTGTCGCGATTTCTAAAGGTGTCAAAGGTATCGAACTCTAGTCATGAAGTCGGTGAAGAGTACATTAGGTTCGTTGCTAAGGAAGCGACTCCCGTTGCCATGACTACCCGTGAGGTCGAGCGTGAGTCGGAGAAAGATCCAGAACTTTCTGAAGTTCGGGAACATCTGTTAAACGGTCAGTGGCACAAAACTGAGCATACTGCTTACTTACCTGTTCGAAATGAGCTTAGTGCTATAGGAATGATAGTGCTTAGGGGAACCAGGTTAGTGGTTCCAAGGTCATTGAGAGAACGTGTTCTAGAACTAGCTCATGAAGGTCATCCTGGTATTGTCAGTATGAAACACAGACTCCGTAGCAAAGTTTGGTGGCCGGGGATTGACAATGAAGTTGAGAAATTTTGTCGGAAATGTTATGGTTGTCAGCTAGTTAGTCAACCGTGTAAACCGGAACCAATGAAACGTCGTGAGTTACCGTCATTACCATGGCAACATCTTGCGGCAGATTTATTAGGGCCGTTGCCAACCGGTGATTTCATCTTTGTTTTGGTGGACTATTATAGTAGGTGGTTTGAGGTAGAAGTAACAAAGACCACAACGTCTGAGAAAATTACACAAATTTTATCCAAGTTCTTTCTCACTCATGGATTGTCAGAATCCATTCAGACAGATAATGGTCCTCAGTTTATCAGCGAACATTTCAAAGTGTTCTGCAGTAGCCATGGGATTGAACACCGTCGGACAACTCCATTGTGGCCTCAGGCCAATGGTCAAGTGGAGCGTGAAAATCGGTCAATTATGAAGCGTGTCCGTATCGCACAAGCTGAAGGTCGATCATGGAAAGATGACCTCAATTCATACTTACTTATGTACCGTAGTACCCCACATAGCACAACTGGTATCAGTCCAGCTGAACTGTTGTACGGTAGGAAGTTGCGTACAAAACTTCCAGATCTCCATCATTATAGTACTGATGATATTAACACTGAGGTGAGAGATCGAGATACTGAGAAAAAGGAGAAAGGGAGGGCATATGCTGATGCCAAACGTGGAGCACGAGAGAGCGAAGTTCATGAGGGAGATCTAGTTCTTAGGAAACAAGATAGGCATGATAAGTTTTCTACTACATTTCACCCAGAGCCTTGTCAGGTTTTGAAGAAAACGGGTAATTCTGTAACACTAGATTCTGGTCACAAACGGAATGTTACTCATTTGAAAAAGTTTGTAGAAAATCCAGTACAACCACAGGAACCACAAAAGGAACCTGTTGTGGTACCGGAAATGGAACCACCTGTAGATACAGGCGGGGTGGTTCAAGCTGAGCTCGCTGAAGAACCAAAAGGTTCTATTCCACAGAGTGTAAATGAACGTCCTAGGCGTGAGCATAAGATGCCTACAAAGTTTGATGATTATCATGTGTACAAGTAA